From the Daphnia magna isolate NIES linkage group LG3, ASM2063170v1.1, whole genome shotgun sequence genome, one window contains:
- the LOC116919175 gene encoding LOW QUALITY PROTEIN: glycogen-binding subunit 76A (The sequence of the model RefSeq protein was modified relative to this genomic sequence to represent the inferred CDS: deleted 1 base in 1 codon): protein MNLETVSSPGGDRGAACSLGSLLALGCRSRAEAAHSFAKKLHTKLWSLSPLQSTTDDELSSARHEEDPFSSWAVEARFDLNSKRVESVVTSAPLITPNRSADNLSSVVHTTSDFQFNKLSLVSSPSESFAVTMDSRTNFNNRNTLDGSWANYHKGREVHSSTSSGRSLDQESDTSSTTTTNPMSDSDQYFDFGIETPIDLDSAGEETVVHELPMVINCDDGLPGRGKGDGMESGYTFGSPTLSGEEDSDNLEDREEEASFYESLSQSPASAGFAQKPYHDRFNFGHSCGAHVCEPLLDRSDAVNTNTDMDVSTHNGVAATEMSVSNTTPDNALAQPVPIEPPPTHREMATRADLGLQGDLEGDTSNDFLTDDGSLTEPLQSEIIHSSQSYHTVRQFQVHVKPFPERPCFREDKSGAASVQVSDVLADLFKLKLDMVRLDPIISEQSFSVTADVKDFHVDEYNFPIENGKEMDDQHIVNDNVNAREESPTIDVDSNNKAEVEDESSQTSSEVTSTKESTPSKEEETDNENDDHHNRPRVQRSTSLKTCKTPPGTPGGKKIVRFADALGLDLALVRTFLDEVPHVPQSAFNDLTVAPTQDEPSLARPSQTGSYIRITRRDPSTNNSVTTFVNSPRILIANFTQPGNMPDFLDRVKRQKISLETACMVDENRLRGVVRVLNLDFHKSVLIRFTVDEWRTQVDQAATYVPNSCDGLSDRFTFNLSGAQSMQPGQRLIFAICYRVAGQEIWDSNQGRNYVFQCISNSNHLPSIALNNPLTVSDAFLPYM from the exons ATGAATCTGGAGACAGTCTCCTCACCTGGAGGGGATAGAGGAGCAGCCTGCTCGCTTGGTTCACTGTTGGCTCTAGGTTGCCGTTCACGTGCTGAAGCTGCACATTCGTTTGCCAAAAAACTTCATACAAAATTGTGGTCGTTGAGCCCTTTGCAGTCAACTACCGATGACGAGCTGTCATCAGCCAGACACGAAGAAGATCCCTTCAGTTCTTGGGCAGTTGAAGCTCGTTTTGATTTGAACAGCAAACGAGTAGAAAGTGTTGTCACTAGCGCACCGCTGATTACGCCAAATCGATCCGCAGACAATTTATCCAGCGTCGTTCATACGACTTCAGATTTTCAGTTCAACAAATTATCGCTAGTTTCATCACCGAGCGAGTCGTTTGCAGTTACTATGGACTCGCGCACAAATTTCAATAACCGTAATACATTGGACGGAAGCTGGGCTAACTACCATAAGGGTCGTGAGGTACATTCGTCTACGTCATCAGGGCGGAGCCTAGATCAAGAGTCGGACACGAGTAGcacgacaacaacaaatcCAATGTCTGACAGTGACcagtattttgattttggaatCGAAACACCGATCGATTTGGACAGTGCCGGAGAAGAAACGGTGGTTCATGAACTACCGATGGTCATCAACTGTGACGACGGCCTGCCAGGGCGGGGCAAAGGAGACGGCATGGAATCTGGTTACACATTCGGCAGTCCTACTCTGAGCGGCGAGGAGGATTCAGACAATTTGGAAGACCGAGAAGAAGAGGCTTCATTTTACGAGAGTCTTTCGCAATCacctgcatctgccggttttgctCAGAAACCCTATCATGACCGATTTAACTTCGGCCATTCCTGCGGTGCCCACGTGTGTGAACCCCTTCTGGATCGCTCTGACGCCGTGAATACTAATACTGATATGGACGTGTCTACCCACAACGGGGTTGCCGCAACTGAGATGTCGGTTAGCAACACCACCCCTGATAACGCGCTTGCGCAGCCCGTACCCATTGAACCGCCACCGACGCATCGTGAGATGGCAACGCGTGCAGACCTTGGGCTTCAAGGAGATTTGGAGGGCGACACGAGCAATGATTTCTTAACTGACGACGGTTCCTTAACTGAACCGTTGCAAAGCGAGATCATTCATTCCTCGCAATCC TATCACACGGTTCGCCAATTTCAAGTCCACGTGAAGCCATTTCCAGAAAGGCCTTGCTTTCGGGAAGACAAATCGGGGGCTGCTAGCGTCCAGGTGTCTGATGTATTGGCAGATCTTTTTAAACTCAAACTAGACATGGTTCGTCTTGATCCCATCATCAGCGAGCAATCGTTTAGTGTAACTGCTGACGTCAAAGATTTTCACGTCGACGAGTATAATTTTCCCattgaaaatggaaaagaaatggACGATCAACACATTGTCAATGACAATGTCAACGCCAGGGAAGAGTCTCCAACGATCGATGTTGATTCCAACAACAAAGCGGAGGTTGAAGATGAATCCAGCCAGACAAGTTCCGAAGTTACTTCAACGAAAGAATCTACGCCatcaaaggaagaagaaacGGACAATGAAAACGATGATCACCACAATCGACCTCGTGTGCAGCGTAGCACGTCTCTCAAAACATGCAAGACACCACCAGGAACTCCAGGTGGGAAAAAAATTGTTCGATTTGCCGATGCCTTGGGTCTCGATTTGGCCCTGGTACGCACGTTCTTAGACGAAGTTCCTCACGTACCCCAATCGGCCTTCAACGATTTGACCGTTGCACCGACTCAAGATGAACCGTCACTAGCTCGTCCATCGCAAACGGGTTCCTACATCCGCATTACACGCCGAGATCCGAGCACCAACAATTCTGTCACCACGTTTGTCAATAGCCCACGTATTCTCATCGCCAATTTCACCCAACCGGGGAATATGCCCGACTTCCTGGATAGGGTTAAACGACAAAAGATTTCCCTGGAAACAGCCTGCATGGTGGACGAGAACAGATTGCGTGGTGTCGTTCGCGTTCTCAATCTTGACTTTCATAAATCTGTTCTAATTCGATTCACCGTTGATGAGTGGCGTACTCAAGTCGACCAGGCAGCTACCTACGTGCCCAACAGTTGCGATGGACTTTCCGACCGCTTCACTTTCAATTTGTCCGGCGCCCAATCGATGCAGCCCGGACAAAGACTCATCTTCGCCATTTGTTACCGCGTTGCTGGTCAGGAGATTTGGGACAGCAATCAAGGAAGAAATTATGTGTTCCAGTGTATTTCCAATTCGAATCACCTTCCCTCCATCGCTCTAAATAATCCGTTGACTGTATCTGATGCTTTCTTGCCctatatgtaa